In the genome of Perca flavescens isolate YP-PL-M2 chromosome 21, PFLA_1.0, whole genome shotgun sequence, the window ctcggggaagacccaggactaggtggagggacgtccagctgggaggaggccgtCGGgggagacccaggactaggtggagggacatCCAGTTGGGAGGAAGTCTCGGGgaggacccaggactaggtggagggacatCCAGTTGGGAGGAAGTCTCGGGgaggacccaggactaggtggagggacatCCAGTTGGGAGGAAGTCTCGGGgaggacccaggactaggtagagggacgtccagctgggaggaggtctcgggaaagacccaggactaggtggagggaggtccagctgggaggaggcctcgagGAAGAAACAGGACCAGGTGGagggacgtccagctgggaggaggcctcggggaagacccaggactaggtagaggcacgtccagctgggacgaggtctcggggaagaaacaggactaggtggagggacgtccagctgggacgaggtctcggggaagacccaggactaggtggagggacgtccagctgataggaggcctcgggaaagacccaggactagCTGGAGGCACgttcagctgggaggaggccttggggaagacccaggactaggtggagggacgtccagcttggaggaggcctcgggaaagacccaggactaggtggaggcacgttcagctgggaggaggcctcgagGAAGAaacaggactaggtggaggcacgtccagctgggaggaggcctcggggaagactcaggactaggtggagggacatccagctgggaggaagTCTCGGGgaggacccaggactaggtggagggacgtCCAGCTGTGAGGAGGCattggggaagacccaggactaggtggagggacgtccggctgggaggaggtctcggggaagacccaggactaggtggagggacgtccggctgggaggaggcctcggggaagacccaggactaggtggagggacgtccagctgggaggaggcctcggggaagaaaCAGGTATAGGTGGagggacgtccagctgggaggaggcctcgggaaagacccaggactaggtggacgGACTTCCAGCTGATAGGAGGCCTCGggaaagacccaggactagatggagggatgtccagctgggaggaggcctcggggaagacccaggactaggtggagggaggtccagctgggacgaggtctcggggaagacccaggactaggtggagggaggtccagctgggaggaggcctcggggaagacccaggactaggtagaggcacgtccagctgggatgAGGTCTCGTGGAAGAaacaggactaggtggagggacgtccagctgggacgaggtctcggggaagacccaggactaggtggagtgACGTCCAGCTGGCAGGAAGTCTCGGGgaggacccaggactaggtggagggacgtCCAGCTAGGACCCAACCCctgataagcggacaaagatggatggatggatggtaggATATGGTCTACGCTTTCTGTCTCCTAAATTGCCCGTGGCCTTCTTTGAAAATGTAGTGAACATCgcatggatggatgaaaagtcatatttgtataatttgttattttcttttgttttttcaggAAACCTTTGCATATTGTATCCCACAATCCTCTGTTTTCTTCCAGGTTCTCAGGAGTGTGAAACCACAGCCAAAGCTGACATTGTGGTGTTGGTGGATGGCTCTGGGAGCATCGGCCGTTCAGACTTTGAAACCTTGAAGACCTTTCTCGCTGGAATGGTCAGCAATTTCAACATTGGCCCAGACCGAGTCCAGATTGGTAATATTTTAATAACTACTATTCATACTACCACTCTAAGGACTATGTTTGTATTAATATTATTGATGTAAGAGCAAATTCCTCATATACAGCTCATTGGACTTGTTGCAGGTTATTCCTGGGTCTACATTCGCACATAAAGGCACTCTTATTCTTCTATTTCTTTCAACATTATAGCAGATGTCCAGGGTTGAGCGGTCAGGGTTATGGCTCATCTCATATGATAATTAAGTTGTTTGGTCCATCTGTATATTTGTACAGTTTGTGtgagacatgtgtgtgtgtgtaagtgtcgCTGGCAATGATGAGGACAATAAAaagtattgtattttatattacttTGTTAGAGACCCTACAGTgcacatttttctttaattacaGCAATTTTCTCACAGAAATTGAAATTTCACATCATTGTAACTTCCTAAAAaatgctttattattattagggcccgagcactgAAAGTGCAAGGACCTATTGTTTTTGTaaggattattatttttccgagTCCATCATCACATTTTTGAGGGGGTTAGAATGcacaaaaactcacaaaaatttgCACACGTCAGAACTGGTGAAAATTGCAAAGTTCTGTAGTGATTGGACTCGGGCGTTACAGCACCCACTAACGTGCGCCTTAATCTGGAAAAAAGTAATAAGTTTTCCAAATTTCGAGGGGACATAGGTCTCATCTTCAAGTCCATGGagctatttttagaaaaaattacGTAATTCTAAAATTTAACGAACTACTCTGatagatttcatccgatcaacttcaaattcggtATGTGTCATCTAAAGACCTCAGCAATCAAAAGCCctcgcgcagaggcgcgagggcccgtccatcgctgcttgcagctttaattgttattattattactttaaaataaaaaattgaatcAGCATTTTACACATTGTAAATGTTCATTCCTGCAGGTCTGGTTCAGTACAGTAGTAACACAAGGACCGAGTGGCACCTGAACACCCACCAGACAAAATATTCCTTGCTGAAGGCCATCCCCAATCTGGTACAGCTACAATCACAAACCTTCACAGGTGATTTAACAGTCTGTTGTCCAATTCACACATGGTGTGAGGGACTGTGAGATAAAAGGCACCTTATGGATATAGTCTTGCAATGGGAGTCAAATATATTTACTTTTGTATTTAGGTCCATCAGTCCCTTAacagtctatgagaaagtgaatTCAGTTTTTACTTTTAGGTACACCTGGAATAACTCCCTTAACTTCTCTCTGTGCCTTTTGTCACATCTTTATCACTGTTATACAGGACTGGCTCTGAACTACATCCTTCAAAACAACTTTAAACCCAATGTGGGAATGCGAGCAGACTCCAAAAAGATTGTTGTCTTGATCACTGATGGAGAGGCCAATGACAACACACTCCTCCCCTCACAGAAACTGAAGGACGCCGGCATTGAGATCTACGCTATTGGTGATTTCATTGCAGTTTAAATAGCAAGAAAGTCATAGAATAAGCTCTGAAATTCTCTGAAACTACAAAAGTTTaccacaaataaaataattgacatCAATATGAATTGAAAATGGTATTTCAAGTTTGTCACAATGAAAACCTTTGGAGCTTGTCCCTTAAGATATAAAAATTACTACATTTGTCGATTATATCAGTTAATGTTATTAAAAGAAGTCAGCATATTTTGAGTCTTTGCAAATAGCTTTCAATAGTTAACTAAACTGAATTAAAACCAACAGCTGCCCAAAAGGCAAATAGTTGAGCCAAAGATGTGGCGTATGCTTCAGCACAGGGGGTCTCAACTGGTCTCACCCTGTGACCCACATTTCCCATGATCATTAAGTTGCGCCCCACTTTTATAGAATTTAAACCAAGCAAATTAATGTTAATCAAATGATGGTTACCATGGCTCTGACAATGGAAAACAACCAGTATAGTCTGTGATATGTTTATTTTAGCAATAAGGAAACCATTATTACATGTCAAGTAaatagttttgtttgtttttatctcaGGTGTGACGAATGCTAAAAGGAAGGAGCTAAGTTACATTGCCTCCGATCCTAAAGAAATTCACACGTACTATCTCAGAGACTTTTCATCCCTCCGGGGCATTGCTGACGACCTCACCATCAACATCTGTAATAGCTTAGGTAGGAAAACAGTCCACCATAATTAAACAATACATGTTCACACCATATTGATCCACCTGTATCAGAATCAATCGCAAGATATCAAGGTAGGTTTCAAAAGCAGTGTAGTCTCTCACTGTCACATCTATGTATGGAGTAAAGTCTGGCTaaaccacagatacattctgggataggaggtgGTTAAACCTTATTTGCTCTTACCactgtatctccgtgtgtactttgttTACAGCAATCCCATCAATCGGttccaaaacatcccagttagagaggaaatgacctaaacatattctttgtaaatctttacaataatTTCCCATTCAaagtttcttcaaaacttgacatttttggCAAGTAGTTTTCTAGCTTGAAGGTTGTTGTTAATTCCCaaagcgaagggattttgagaacggcaacacataGAGAGCAGTGTGAGGGATGGCTAACAgacaattatcctggaaatgtactttgaTTGATCCAGACTAAAAGCTCTAAAAATGTTTCGGATTCTTACAGTTAGATACTTTGTCTTTCAAGGAGTTCTAAGTTCCTTTATAGGGATTTGCCGGTAAAGCTTCTGCCACCAACTTTTCTCCTGAGGGCCTCCTCCATCAGGTCTTTCCAGGGGAAGAAAGGCAAGAGATGAACACAGACGTAATGGGGTTTGACTAATTGATAACCACAGCAGAACTGGTATCAGCAGACCAACTTCTTTAAAgtttgagagagaaagaatggAACATGAACTATGGATAAATGTAAAATACTTaaaagcagcaggagtgtaTCGAGATATAGTTATCAAACACATAATTTAGTTTCTCTATACTGCACAAGTTACCAGAAGATCTAAGGTTTGCCTAAGCTACACGTCCTTTTGAGGTCAcagatgtttttattctttatcaTGCATTGCTGTGATTCTTCTTGCTACCACAAGATGGTGCAAAAGTCAGAAATGTTCAAAATATATagctattttaataattttttataCATTGTGTCAATGTATGAATGTGCTCTTTCCCTCCCTTAGTGTTTGTCAGGCTAGTGaatgggaccagtctgtgctcAGGCAGGCTGGAGGTGAACACTAACCAGTCTACCCAGCGctggtcctcagtgtgtgaaGATGACTTTGACCAGCAGGATGCAGAGGTGGTCTGTAGGGAGCTTGGCTGTGGGGCTCCTTCAGTCCTCCAGGGGGTGCTCTATGGAGAAGTGGAAGCTCCAATGAGGACCAAAGAGTTCCAGTGTAGAGGCAACGAGTCTGCTCTTCTAGACTGTAGAAGCTCAGGGTCAGATAGAAACACCTGCTCACCTGGAAAAGCTGTTGgactcacctgctcaggtagaAGAGGAGTTGCAGCTTTGATTTGGTTCATTTCTGTTGAATGAAACTCAATTTTTCCTTTTGCTGATGACTCTTTTGTTTCTGTTAGATCCTGTCAGATTGGTGGGAGGATGGAGTCGCTGTACTGGAACACTGGAGGTGAAACAGGGAGACTGGAGACCAGTAGATGGCTCTGACCCGACCTGGGAATCAGCATCTGTTTACTGTAGAAAGCTGAGCTGTAGCTCTCCTCTTTCAGTAGGAAGGAGAGATGACTCCTCCAACAGATCTGCATGGAAGATCAACTCCGACTGTGTTCTGTCCGGATCTGGTCTGAGGGAGTGTGTAACCCCATTGTCTTGGTCTTCTTCCATCCTTGAGCTCACCTGTTTACGTAAGTCTATCAGTgacatcatcttttttttaaattgtgggcattttagcctttaatagacaaggcagctgaagacaggaaaggggggagagaaagggggaaggcAAATGGCCGCAGGTCAGACTCTCTGACCCTGAGCCGCTCCGTCTGCATATgggcaggggcgtagcacaaaattctgggccctgtagagaGGCCCCCTCCCAGCATCCACAgatattcattctagcatctttttgggccctcctcacctGAGGAACCTGggcactcagtcccctttttcagtccgacgcccctgcaTATGGGCGACTGCTCAATcagtgagctacccaggcacccagtGACATCATCATTGACAGTGATCTTCTTTCCTATGGTCTGAACTGTAACGTTATCTAGGATTGAAGGGTGGGGAAGTAGGGTTGTTCCTGGATGCTTAAACTGTGGGGATCTGCATTTTTACCCAGTGTTGTCTTATGTCGACCAttaacttgttgtccttccagGTCAAAATTCAAAAGTAactttttttggcgcttttcctgacagttttgttgctatttttgccaattatgtcacttttttcaacgcttTTTTTATTCACGGTCAATAACCCTAATTTAAATGATATACCACatttcttaattaaaaaaagcagaaattatgatgACTAATTGTTAGGATCAGAGGATGTGAAGTGAGGATACtgtagtcaggatactgttttaaaaccatttaaaaccatttttcaaatgctatgaaattgaataaaacacccaaaattcaatagACATAATCATAAATTTTACCTGTGAGGAATGTTGTATATGTTCCATACAACATGCgtgcatccaagttattttttgggcaatttagttgtaagaaacccatatttctgatataaaaaactttgaaaacaagtcagcaaagcaaagcaacctgCTGGGGTTCAATGTGACGATGTTGATTGATAAAACTCAACCAGACAGGCATTCAGGAGAGAATCGGTCGAAGTGATTTTCTTGGATTTAACATCACTAAAGTTTATGGTTAATGGGAGCTGTTGTACTGATGTGATCTAATGTTGTGAATGGGTTTTATCAGATCCAGCAGCTGTTATCATCAGACTGGTTGTCCTGCCGCTGACTCTGCTGTTGTCCACCATTGTCATCTATTTCATCATGAAGGTACCGTACACGTCTCGTTTGATTAGAGGACTGGTTGAAATGAAATTTGTGTTTATTgaacttaaaggggtgatagaatgcaaaaccgattttaccctatcatagttgatttctcgcataaaaaagtctcagaagtgaatttagtaacgaaacattgcagcgtctgaaatatgagacctgctgtctcctctccaatgtatgtgtatgtcaacccatcagcgcgcagctcatctaaatattcatgagcataccatatttggaagaaaagctgtcgttccaaatagggccaaaacacagggatgcataagggccaataaaatagcaactgggcaattttcagcccaactaatgatacataccctattaggagaccttaaggaacagtgtgaaataccctatataatcattctatcacccctttaaaggtcccatggcatgaaaatctcacttcatgaggttttttaacattaatatgcgttccccctgCGTGatagtgataggtgtaaaccgagcccttggtatactgctctgcctttgaggaaatgaaagctcagatgggctgatctggaatcttctccttatgaggtcatgaggaacaaggttacctcccctttcgcccagagaatttggcccacccatgagagcgagacatcatggctttcaaacgagcaaagtggcaaagtcggtcaaggccacacccccaccctccaccttaccacccctctctcctccacaatagctacagacacagaaatggcacatcctaaggaaagctcattgtgggactggctctagtggctgtaattctgcaccaaggctgactTTCGGgaaggagacttcagatacagtattaggggaccactaaggtctatataaaatagactacagatacagtattaggggaccactaaggtctatataaaagagacttcagatacagtattaggggaccactaaggtctatataaaagagacttcagatacagtattaggggaccactaaggtctatataaaagagacttcagatacagtattaggggaccactaaggcctatataaaagcatctaaagaccaccatgtcatgggacctttaagaaaaggAGTGATGCAGTAACTCATATGTGTGTTGTCATGTCTCTCCAGGTCCAGGCCACCAGGGGGCAGATGTCGGACCCACAGGAGAACATCGAACTGGATTATTATAACCAGAGCTGAAGGAGTGCCAGCTGCTGAGGAAGGAGCCCAGTCAGCAAAGTAGGACCTCCAAAGAGATCATCTCATACAAATGGATTTCTCAGCTGCCACACAACTGCATATCAACTCAGTCaatgattttaaattgtttcaCAGATGTTCCCTTTAAACTAATACTGATATGACAACAGGAAGAGAAAACTGAAGAATAAAATCATCTTCGGTTTCATCTCTCCTCTTAATCTGGTTCTCCTCTATCTCTACTCTTAAGTGATAATCCAACCAAGTTGCAACTAGTAGTAATGTCCATATTGAATGATTCCGTTGAGAGAGATTGCAAAAAAAGGTGCAAATTCAGAGTTGTAGCGACAGAGGGGGACAGAGACGCGCTGGAAACAATATCCCCAATGTGGCCGTAGGTCATAGATGTaattagaaataaaaataatatggaTAACGATAATCAAACCAATTGACAGCAGTAACACAAATATAAGCGAACTGTATCGTGGCAATAGTTTAGACGGTCACGGTTCACACGTTACGTTGTCTGAAACTTTGAGTAACAACCTCTTTTTTCATACTATTTTATCGTGTTTTTGCTTTGATCATTATGTtgctttcaattcaattaagcTGCATAATCTGTGTGCTTGTTACGTGATTGCATTGCCTTGAATAAGTAACGGATTGCTTTAGCATACTACACTCTTAAAGTGTTGCTGAATTTTTATTATCATGAGATATTATATCAATTTCTGTAGTATGTTGTAGCATTTGCTCGTTTCATCCAAGGCCTTTGTTCATGTTCAATTTCTCAGGCCCTTGAGCTCTTTAAACCTCTGATTATTAATAATCTTAAGAGTGTTTCTCTAATTAGACATGGTTGTCATCCTTGTCATATATCCTATACTCGACTACAAGTTTTACATTAGTTTCTTGTATTGTATATAAATCTCTATATGACAATAAGTTggtttgagtctgtgtgtgtctgtaaatagTCTCTCAAGCTTTTAAGAACTTGAAGAGCAACTTAGTGTCTGCAAACAGACCTTGTTTATACTTTTCTTTGCCAACAATCAGGTATTATCTGATTATTAGATCAGCTGACCAACTGAACCAAACGTGACCTGTCCTCCCCTGAAAAACGCTCCCAGATGATGTTTGTTCCAGCATgattctgacctatatttatgtttgtagaggtggcgccatctagtggccgtagtagttctgatgggagcaaagcaggaagtaaggtgagatggtataagagcgccaaatgtcctggggtctcatttataaaacgtGGCGTATGCACAAAAGAAGACATATGCTGCTCTCTACGTAAGAATTGGGATTTATAAAAAGCAAACTTGACAGGAAAATGTTCCTCCAGGGACACTCTGACCCTGgcgcacacacagaaatgggTGAAATGAGAAACGGTGACACCGACATCAGATTCACGATGACGAGACAAATAGTTTGAGAACGTTTCAGCGGTCTGAACCGCCCCGTCTCAGCTGATAGGCTTTGATATTAACCGCgttctgcttttattttagaTAATATGTGACACATTATTTACCTGACAActgtttaaatgtttctgtaTTCGGGAGGTGAAGTCACCACACGCTGTGTAACACTCTAAAAAGACAAAAGactcttatgtgtgtgtgtgtgtgtgtgtgtgtctatgaatgtgtgtgtgtatttgtgtacacagagacacacacacacacagaggcacatacatacacacagacacacacatgaacacacacacacaaacacacacacacacacacacacacagacacacaaacacacacacgcaatataTATGGAGGTAAACAAAGTGTGGTACATTTTTGATTCATGCaaactttttaaaatccttttgaaaaatgtcaacaatgtcagaaacacagacacacacacacacacacacacacacacacacacacacagacacacacacacacacacacacacacacacacacacacacacacacacacacacacacacacacacacacagtcatgatggcagattgtctttagatgttaAATCTTTCCAGACTCTTCTAGTTTATGGGTTTCCATCAACTCAATCGTTTGGTGTAAcgttttgtcgctttttgtcattgttttcaacatttttgtcatttttttttttacgttttgctttttcagtttctATGTTCAGAATCTAACATATTTGATGTCATCCTACGTCTGAAGCCTTAATTGTTAAATCTTCTAGTTTGAAGTAAAAACTGTCCCTGACAtgttgtctttagatgtgagacgGCCTCCATTCTTGTGATTCATTTCATACTTTTATTACATAACTTGAAGTAATTACTGAAAAAGGAAATATCTAATTACAGTAATTTGCTCATTTCAAATATTCTATTCACAGGACAATATCTCTGATAATATATATCTGATAAGTTAAATTCAGTCAACTGACCGTTTAATCTTTGGTTCATCCGTTCCGAGAAGCCGCTCTTCAATTGGCTGAAGATGAGATAAAAAAGGCAGAAACAGGAAAGAGAACATTTTAAGAGCAGAGAAACAGACGATAAGTTGCACGTACATGAAGAGACGGACGGTCGACATACTAGAAGAGACAGACGGTCTACCTGGACATGGATCCTCTGCTAATTGTgttgctgttgctatggagatcaGGTAGGACTCTGCTTTAATTATCAATCTGTGAAAGAGGCAAAACATCAGCGTTTAAATACTGAGTTAAAGTCACCAATTTAAAAGTCAGTCACTGACAGATCAAGCTAAAACAGGAACACTACTGTCATCTCGTTCATAAGAAGTGAAATATAAAACTAAGATCAATATTTACGGAGGTAAACAAAGTGCGGTagatcatttttaatttttttaaatgttaaaagatGTCACCAGTGTTTATTCTTTAAGTTTCTTCACTGAGCGTCAGAAAGGTTAACATTATAGCAAATATATGGAGCTAAATtaagtcagacacacacacacagatatattcacactcagacacac includes:
- the LOC114548527 gene encoding cartilage matrix protein; the protein is MDPLLMVLLLLWRPGLRAEGRHNPNGSQECETTAKADIVVLVDGSGSIGRSDFETLKTFLAGMVSNFNIGPDRVQIGLVQYSSNTRTEWHLNTHQTKYSLLKAIPNLVQLQSQTFTGLALNYILQNNFKPNVGMRADSKKIVVLITDGEANDNTLLPSQKLKDAGIEIYAIGVTNAKRKELSYIASDPKEIHTYYLRDFSSLRGIADDLTINICNSLVFVRLVNGTSLCSGRLEVNTNQSTQRWSSVCEDDFDQQDAEVVCRELGCGAPSVLQGVLYGEVEAPMRTKEFQCRGNESALLDCRSSGSDRNTCSPGKAVGLTCSDPVRLVGGWSRCTGTLEVKQGDWRPVDGSDPTWESASVYCRKLSCSSPLSVGRRDDSSNRSAWKINSDCVLSGSGLRECVTPLSWSSSILELTCLHPAAVIIRLVVLPLTLLLSTIVIYFIMKVQATRGQMSDPQENIELDYYNQS